A portion of the Aphelocoma coerulescens isolate FSJ_1873_10779 chromosome 1, UR_Acoe_1.0, whole genome shotgun sequence genome contains these proteins:
- the TXLNG gene encoding LOW QUALITY PROTEIN: gamma-taxilin (The sequence of the model RefSeq protein was modified relative to this genomic sequence to represent the inferred CDS: inserted 2 bases in 1 codon; deleted 1 base in 1 codon), with the protein MTKAGTETREAGCSRAGRGPSVTDPLRPGPCSATTPRRRDYNSRHAPRQGGHRPXHVGRRTARRLAAAGREAGPRGALPVPRARHLFGCCRHIMATRGGGGAAGPTRRSPSLSGGGDEAAAAPSGNPEVVGGAMEEEAGSQEMGINNQDRLVKSKCTELSDTALQYPQSNCYSLENTGPLEEAEYITKNRKHPGSMCCSQESREETPGREEARTDPPDGQQDPESEKHKEKTLGKEVLLLMQALNTLSTPEEKLAALCKKYADLLEESRNVQKQMKILQKKQAQVVKEKVHLQSEHSKAILARSKLESLCRELQRHNKTLKEENMQQAREEEERRKEATAHFQITLNEIQTQLEQHDIHNAKLRQENIELGEKLKKLIEQYALREEHIDQVFKHKELQQQLVDAKLQQTTQLIKEAEEKHQREREFLLKEATESRHKCEQMKQQEAQLKQQLSLYMDKFEEFQTTMAKSNELFTTFRQEMEKMTKKIKKLEKETIVWRTKWENNNKALLQMAEEKTVRDKEYKGFQIKLERLEKLCRALQTERNELNEKVEVLKEQVSLREADVDLAVQVLQSCTLNSHEELGTPIDTEPGIQPDVESRAANSSEKTVSTSPVPGTESVD; encoded by the exons ATGACCAAGGCAGGAACAGAGACAAGGGAGGCAGGATGCAGc cgggcagggaggggaccGTCCGTCACTGACCCTCTTCGACCGGGGCCATGCAGTGCCACCACTCCTCGACGGCGGGACTACAACTCCCGGCACGCCCCGCGGCAGGGAGGACACAGGCC TCACGTGGGCCGCAGGACTGCGCGGCGATTGGCTGCAGCCGGGAGGGAGGCGGGCCCCCGGGGAGCACTTCCGGTGCCCCGCGCTCGGCACTTGTTTGGATGCTGCCGTCACATCATGGCGAcgcgcgggggcggcggcgcggcgggacCGACCCGGCGGAGCCCGAgcctcagcggcggcggggACGAGGCAGCGGCGGCCCCGAGCGGCAACCCCGAG GTGGTTGGTGGTGCCATGGAAGAAGAAGCTGGATCTCAGGAGATGGGGATTAATAACCAGGATCGGCTGGTGAAGAGCAAGTGCACTGAGTTGTCTGATACAGCATTGCAGTATCCACAGTCCAACTGTTACAGCCTGGAAAACACAGGCCCATTGGAAGAAGCAGAGTACATCACAAAGAATAGAAAGCACCCAGGGTCCATGTGCTGCTCCCAAGAGTCCCGTGAGGAGACTCCTGGGAGAGAAGAAGCCCGTACTGATCCGCCTGATGGCCAACAAGATCCTGAGAGTGAAAAGCACAAAGAGAAGACTTTGG GAAAAGAAGTGTTATTATTAATGCAAGCCTTGAACACACTTTCtactccagaagaaaagctggCAGCTTTGTGCAAGAAGTATGCTGATCTG TTGGAGGAGAGCCGGAATGTTCAAAAGCAAATGAAGATACTGCAGAAGAAGCAAGCACAAGTTGTGAAGGAGAAAGTCCACTTACAGAGTGAGCATAGCAAGGCCATTTTGGCACGTAGCAAACTGGAATCTCTCTGTCGGGAGCTTCAGCGTCATAACAAAACTTTGAAG gaagaaaacatgcaACAAGCAcgtgaagaagaagaaagacgGAAAGAAGCAACTGCACACTTCCAGATCACACTGAATGAAATTCAGACCCAACTGGAACAGCATGATATTCATAATGCCAAGCTCCGTCAGGAAAATATTGAACTGGGGGAAAAACTGAAGAAACTCATTGAACAGTATGCATTGCGAGAAGAG caTATCGATCAAGTGTTCAAACATAAGGAACTGCAGCAGCAACTTGTGGATGCCAAACTTCAGCAAACTACCCAACTTATTaaagaagcagaggaaaaacaTCAGCGAGAGCGGGAGTTT CTGCTAAAAGAAGCTACAGAGTCCAGACACAAATGTGAACAGATGAagcaacaggaagctcagctgaaGCAGCAG CTTTCTCTTTACATGGATAAGTTTGAAGAATTCCAGACCACCATGGCAAAAAGTAATGAGCTTTTTACAACTTTCAGACAAGAAATGGAGAAG ATGACAAAGAAGATTAAGAAACTGGAAAAGGAAACCATTGTGTGGCGTACAAAATGGGAAAACAACAACAAGGCTCTTCTGCAAATGGCTGAAGAG AAAACAGTAAGAGATAAAGAATACAAAGGCTTTCAAATAAAACTGGAGCGTTTGGAGAAGCTGTGCAGGGCCCTTCAGACAGAAAGGAACGAGCTGAATGAGAAGGTGGAAGTGCTCAAGGAACAGGTTTCTCTTAGAGAAGCAGATGTGGATCTGGCTGTGCAGGTGTTGCAGTCCTGCACACTCAATTCCCATGAGGAGCTGGGAACTCCCATTGACACGGAACCAGGAATCCAACCCGATGTGGAATCACGTGCGGCAAATAGCTCCGAAAAGACTGTCTCAACAAGTCCTGTTCCTGGCACTGAATCTGTAGACTAA